The genomic region TTGCCGACGAGGTGGATGCGGCCAGCCACCTGGAGGCCGCCCATCTGGCGCAGTGCAGCGCACGCCGCAGCGCCCAGCGCATCCGCGACCTTCAGAGTCTTTTGCATCTTTTACAGCACAACGGCCCCCGTCAGTGCGTCGACTGCGGCGACGACATCCCGCTTGAGCGCCTGATGGCGGCTCCGGGCACCAC from Desulfovibrio sp. harbors:
- a CDS encoding TraR/DksA C4-type zinc finger protein; its protein translation is METTLMLRRLQEELADELQRMGQLRSVFQAQHFADEVDAASHLEAAHLAQCSARRSAQRIRDLQSLLHLLQHNGPRQCVDCGDDIPLERLMAAPGTT